GTCGGTACGATTCCtaaaacataattcaaaagaaaaacacttccaTCGTTCTCGTTGAGTTTAGTTTTTCATAACTGCTCACCAATTACTCTAAAGCTTCAGGTGTCCTCCTTATATGAACAAGTTCttataaagatataaaaaatgttatttatatatatatatataaaacttttGACCTCTGAATGGTTTGAATAATACCTGGTCATATACTGATGTTATGAATATGCTGAACATTACCCAAGTAGTAAACACTTTCTGAGTCATGCTTCTGCCTCTAATCAGTGCTCGACAGGTTTTTTCCAAGTAAATGCTCGACGTCTTATTTTAACTTTTGCCCAAAGGTCaactctgttttaaaaaataaaaaaaaatgaaactctaACAGTTTGTGTCTGatattgctaaaaaaaaaaaaaaaaaatttggatcAGTTGGTTAAAATTTCTCGAAATTCCATATAATTCCTGTCATTGCAAAATCCAGAGTATATGGAGAAGCAAATATTGTAATCTCAAAGTTTAACAACGCCTTCACAACAAACTCCATTCTTAGTGTAAGTGCACTAGGGGTGTATGCATATGTGGACAGAGGCTGGCGTCCAGGCTAGTTCTGATGTCATAAAATTAGGCCTGCAGGCACTCGTCTTCAACTGAGATGCAAGGTTAGCAAAGAGAAACCTCATCCCTCCAACGGCTCACCAGGGCAATAGCCCTGCAGTGTCAAACTCTGCGCAGACATCAGTCTGCAATGCGAAGGTCGAACTTCCAAGTGAAGTAACATTTATCAGTGGAGGGGGATTTTAATTAAGGAAAGTCCCTGGGGACTCAATGTACTGTAAGTCAGTTTAACGTCTTTCTATGCGGCAAACATAAGACATAAAGACCAGTGGAACAAATAAGGACTTTTCATTCTCATGGACCTCACAGTTGTACACACCTTATCAACACAGTAGCAGTGGAGGGTTATCATTCATCTTTGCCATTCTGTAGGTGGCAAAAAATGTAGGTAGTTCCTTCCAGCTCTTTGCTTGAGCTATCTAAAACATCTTTGAGGTTGCGCTTCCAAAACCCGACTACGTGTAGTCATAGCCTGTGTTTGTAATTACCAAGGCAATGGCCCCACCTCTGGCAAATTTGCATAACTGTCCTACTGGGTGTGGTTTATCTACTGGAATTTATTTTCACACTTCTAAGATGTTGGGCTGCAAGTCATGTAATATGTCGGCTTCAGCTTTTGAAAAAGAGAACTTTCAATTGAAGGTGGAATGGGGAACCTTGAACAAATGGGCAATGGAAGAGTGCTGAAACATGTGACCAACTTTCTCCTTAAAGCTAGGAATCTGCAAGTCAAGCCTTTCTGAGTGATGTcatcacaaaacaaataatggaGTTTCCCCGCTGACTGCAGACAAAAAAGATCAAACAGAGAGACGAGGTGATTTTTCGTAGATATAGACATATTTCATGCTTTATAAATAGTACTGGCACTCTGAAtgtagacagagaaaaaaaaaaatcaatgtttttttacataaatgttgATCATTATTAAGGTTAAGGTCAGCTACATGTAGCCTCCCTTAGCTTGTACATTCCAGTGACTTACAGTTACTTTCATTCCTATGACAGAAGTTTTGGGTAAAAATGAACTCAAGTTCCCttgtttagcatttataagcagtatacaaacatttactaaatggtttaaaacacactataatgtagttgtacgTAGCTGTAAGgaaattttaagtgtttaactTCTCCAGTGTCTCcagtgttttactatattgtcattcattatctttCTATACCCCCAGCCTCCACTTGCAGGTGGCCACAAGAAGAGTTGGTTGTtgaaaaattcattaaaaaaacacttatatctgctacattacagtgtgttctaataccatttattaaatgtttatatactgcgTGTGAATGCTGGATGGGGAAACCTAAAGTTATGCAAAGTTGGGTTTGCCGCAGTTGCCAACTGTAAGTCACTTGATCTATTGTTCCCGCAGCTCAGGGAATTGAGAGGGACTTGTAGTTATGAaagggaaaatgttttcttcctgCAACGAAAGAACAAGGATGTGAaggtttctgaaaaaaaaaaaaaaaaaaaaaaagaaagaaagtgggTGGTTCATTTTAAGGGAGGGACTTCCCATGCCACATCCAAGTAATCACTTATTGCCTTGCATTAAGTGTGACAGAAATTCCCCATGATCACAGCCCTTGACAAGTAGAGTTTGCAAAAACAGAAGTTGAGTATACTATCATGAAACTGAGTGGGTCTGAATGCCCGGACgttttcatttagaaaatagCTCTTTCAAGTTATGTAAAACTCACCcctgatttttcacattttattatcaaaaatatGCTTTACCACAAAGAACCTATACATGAGACGGTGAGTCAGAAAAACATGTGATTCAAGGCGAGTTGAGCAGACTGAGGTTagagtgagaaaaacaacaaaataagtaTCATGACTCTTTGGGGATTTCCACAGTAGAGACAATATGTACCCTATGAGAGAAACATACTAAGGACAGCTGCAGAGTGACCTGTGGTTCATCAGACGTGACTCAAAAAGTGTATGTATTATTCAAAGTGCTCTGAAAAGTGTGATTAATTTCGGCGTGTTGACTTCACAGATCACAGCGCAAGCATGTTTTGATCGGTGGAATATTGATGTTATAGCTTTAAAATTACCCAACACTCACTTAAACAACTATGAGTTAGCAATTTATACCAAAATGGAGAGCGTACCTGTCATTGGTGTTAATCAGACATACTGTAAGTGCCGTAGGTCATTTTCTACTGTTCTGTTttattgggggaaaaaaaaagtccatatTCCCATATTGGTGGAACAAAGAGTGAGTGCTTCTTTTTTGCGTTAGCAAAACTGGATTCAGCCAAAAATTTAGGCAATATTTAGCATGAATCACGAGAATTGAACACTACACTTGTTTTAACAACTTTACCAAAATACATTCATGTTTAAGGTTTCAAAACCAAATTACAAAATAGGCCAGAGCTGCAGACTTTGCTATGTGGACCACAGAGCACACCAACAATAGAGCTTTAGCTCCCTCTGTTGACAGCAATGTGGAGAGCCATTCGGGACTACCTACTGCTTCGGCCTGTATGCCAGCACCCCCAGTCGGGGACAGGACCCAATCCGAAATAGTTGAAGTCAAGAGAAAAGACAGCTTCTGCTTCAGCTGTTATTTATAGGGAGCCAGATGTCATCTAGCAATGCGAAGTCCAGCCGCATCAGAGTCATCAGGTTTGATATAGAACCACAAAGCAGGGAATGAATGTGGACCGTTTCTAAGGTTCACTGATGCGAtgtgttttttagtttaaatgCCAATTAAGCCTTAATTTTACGGTGAGAGCAAtaacaaaatattcaatttaacCCTTATAACTGATATCAGAAGGCACCGTTTTCTCTCCagtgtcattattttgtttcagtCACTCAATAGTTGAGTGTGTCATGGCTGAAACCATCTGTATGTAAGATCcactaaataaatcaaagaaagCACAGATTAgaagaaaaatgtcactttatTTCTTAGAGTTAAGCAGATGTTACAAGAGTGATGAAGATAATACTAACATATAGGTTCCGAGTTTAATGTTTCTTGCACTTAAATACGCAATTAAAGGCTAATAAATGTGtcatataacattttttttaatcacatacTCACACTTGCCGACCTTCTCTTTGGTCCTCTGCCTCCTTAGCCGAATGTGCCTCGATCCACTGCACTAGTGTCAAGTTGGCAGCCATCCTTCAGTTATCACAGTACTGTACCTTCGATGGGGACAGCATCAGCACTGTGATAACTGAACCAGGGCAGCCTGTCAAATCTAGCAGCCCGTAGCTTCACTCCATTCGTCATCCACTATCCAATATCCATGCTCGAGGTCAACAGGTGCAAATACAGAGACGTTTTCCTCTTGCATTTACGCAACTCATTTGGTGGTATCGCGCACAAAACATGTGCAAGTTGTATCTTCagcatttaatttgtttttacataaataattttcaaataacaCACATTAGCCCAAAGTATAACAGATCAATCGACCCAGCAATATAGTCATATAATCTATCAATCCTTCATTTGAatacattagttttttttttaaaaatccttcaaacCAATGGTAACCAACAAGTCTTATGCCCTCTAACCAAGGgatctttacattttaaattgtataacattttggggaaatttaATAAGACCATTAGAAAATAAAGGGTACATAATAGggtacaaaacataaaatatatgtCATAGTTTTACCAGGAATAACGAATGTGAGAACTACACAACAAACTAGGGAAACGTGTTGATCAATAAATCAATCCTTAAGCTGCCATGGGCTCAAAGAATCCTCATTATCTAGCATCCCTTTATACTACATCCTATTGTTACTGTCAAAAAAGTCTAGATTTGGTGAAAGTGGCTCAGCAGTGAGTATCGGAGGTTTTAACAATAAGGCCCCACATGCACTTAAATCAGGCCATTGCTCTGAACAGGCATTAACATTACACAGctaaggaaaaacctgaataaacgAGTGGAGCAACATAACGAATGCAGAAGCTTCCACGCAGGTGCACTGCATTATAGCATCCGATCACGCTCCGTGgcctgtataaaaatgctgagcaggcccagttgattccGATTTGGCATCAAGGTGGCAAGAtgaaaagatctaagtgactttgaaagagggttcattgtcTGGGGGCGGGCGGCAGGAGCTTCAGTCGCAAAGTCTGCTCATCTGGCTCGTTTTTAAATAGGAGCAGTgaccaaagtgacatcttcattCACATCTATGGGAAGGACATCAGaggctctgttatgctgtgggggggcattttgctggcgTGGTTTGGGTCCGCTTGGcccccttagagggaagggtccctggaaatcaatacaaagtagttctgagtgatcacctttaccCTATGACGACGCCCCCGTCCGTAGGGCACGAGGGATCACTGCAGGGTTTGATGAGCATGAATAGGATGTGAATCATaggctgtggccttcacagtcaccataGCTCAACCCGGTTGAACACCTTACGGGAGATTCTGGAccgatgtgttagacagcgctctccaccactaCCATCAAAACGCCAAataagggaatatcttttggaggaatggtgttcatccctcaAGCcgagttccagagacttgggGAATCAATCCCAAGGTgcaatgaagctgttctggcggccTGTGGTGGCCCAACCCCTTACCAAGACAGTTCATAttgattttccttcttttggtCACCCGTCTGCACGTTGTAGACTCTTTCTCATCACCCAGTTATACGGGCGTTGCATGGAAATCCATCTGACATAGGACTTAAATGCTGTAAACCAGACTGATaatgacaatgtttttatgCTGAATTATTTCCATGCTAGGGatacaactaatgattattttcgcaatcaattaatctgacaattattcTTTTGATAAAATCAATTTGATGTTTagtatataaaatgttaaaaaaatagtttaaaaaaaaagccatctaCATTTTCTCTAAGCCCACAGTAACGTCTTCGATTTCCTTTCGTCTGACCTAAATCTttagatattcagtttattataatacatgacagagaaaagcggcaaatcctcacatttgagaagttgaaatctgaaaatgtttggcatttttgctcgaATAAGAAGATGACTGAAACTACTGCCAATTAGTTTTCCGCCGATCAACGAATCAACCAATCAACCAATCGACTAGTCCTCGCCGCGCCGATTCATGCGACTTCTCCCTGTCCTTCCGAGCGGTGGACAGCGGCTAAAGCACAGCTCGGCACACGCGGCGTTCGAACTCGGTGACCCACCGTGAATCTGCACGCAACGCGGCCGACTTCTTGGAAACGGGGAGGAGGATGCGTGCTTTCCTCGGCTTCGTGTATTTCACCCACGGTGTTACGCCTTCGGCGCTGCTCTGCAGCCTCGGCGCAGAGGTGGTCAGTTGTTTTATTGGCATCGCCGTTTCTTTGGCTCCAGTCTGCCGGTGCGCAGACGGCTCGATAACGTTTCATCTCATAAAACTGATACGGATACATACAagtccgccccccccccaaaaaaaaccaccagCACCACCCCGCCTCGTTTCTGCTACGACTTGGTAGAGGCCAactagtttttaaaaatgatcaattcgtgtattcatatatatatatatatatattttttaaactagtGTATATTATTCATACCAACCACAAGGCCGAGTGACGTCAGACTTGTTATGATCCTCCTCGCGCGCTCCGCCCCCCTCGGCGCGAGAAACCCTCTCCAGCAGTCAGGTCGCGTTGCTGGCCGACGTAgcggctcctcctcctcctcctcctcctcctcgtcgtCAGTCCGCCCTCCGCACTTCTTGTAAACAACTCCATTAGCCCCGCTGCACAGGccactggccaaaaaaaaaaaaaaaaaaaaaaaattgtccgTGTCAGACTCGGACTGCAAAGCGACGTGCGATAGCCGCACAGGGGCAGAGGACAAACACACTGCCAGGGCCGAGCGCTGCGCACTACGTGTCGGCGACCGTGAAAACAGACAACCCCCCCCGAACCAACCCCCGTGAAGAAAGCGCGTCCATATTACATAAACCCTCAATGTAAATAACTGGGGGGGGGTTTACAACCTATTGACAGTGAAAGTAAAAGGCAGGCACACAGACCGGTGGTCCTTGTTCTAATGCCAAGGAATAAAGACAAAAGCCAGGAACAAGATACAAGACATGATCGTGCTTGTTGCCGTTttctacaaattaaaaaaaaaaaaaaaaaaagtttctaaacAACAGCGTTATTTGTGTCATTTCATGACAACATGCCTGCCCACTTTAAATGAGCTAAATATGTCCTATAAAAACCGACTAAAGGCAAAACGCAAGTGCAATGTTCGCATTAAATATTGTGCAGCCAAACGTTAACGCCCAGCATTGCATACACACCCCTTTCCtgggcaaaaacaaacagcatgcTGCGGGATCcaaataaaatcatttattcTTAATTACATTCAGTCCGCATTAAACGCAGAGCAAATATTCAGCTCACTTACCTACAATTTTCCCGTTCAATTCCCCGTGtttacatgaatatttttaatgacGCAGCAAGACCACACAGAGCAACGTGATTGTCgccattttttgttgttattgaaTTCTCCAAAGCCATGTGACAAAATGATCAGGATTTTTACAAAACAGGCTTCCGGGTGCcgtgacaaaaagaaaaactagttTCGcgaggctggaaaaaaaaaaaaaaaggttaatctTCCGAGTTGTTTGTCTGGTGGATTAGTCCGGTCACTCCACTGACTGGACACTTGGGAGGCTGTGCGCAATGTTTGACAGCCCCGAGACGATGCCGCCGCCGCACGGCTCGCAACAAGTAGGACTACTCACCGGATTCCTCCCGTCCGCAAAAAGGTTGCGCGGAATGACAGCGACTCATGTGCGCTTCTGCGCCCGCTGCCAGCCCTGCGCCGAGCCCCGCGAAatagtaacccccccccccacgatGAACCGCGAGCAACCATTAAAGCTCCGATCTGAGAGCAGCGCTGGCAACAAGTGGCGGAATCCAAGGATGGTCCACTTTTCCTAGGAGCGAGATAACGTGCACGCCAAATAAAACCGCTCCGTAGTTCGTTTGCCGCAGAGCGGAGTCTCCGGATTTCGACTTGAACCAATTCGAAAAAGTTCATTTCCCGGCGCCGCGTGATTGCGCCGATGCCCACCGCGAAACCAAATGTCGATATGTCGATGGACCCTGGTAACATTACAATTTGACTGACCCGCCTTTCTCTGGCTCGCTATAAATTAATGACAAACTTTTtgttcctgtaaaaaaaaaaaaaaaaaatcccagcaaCAAGCCTCATCGTGTATCTATGTCATGTGCGTGACATAAAGATGCATTTTGCCGTGGAAATCTTTGCGGTTGCGGatcaaaaaacaactttataacCGGACTTCCCAAACACGCTGCACTGGGACAGGATGTTGtattcttcctcctcctccccttatttttctttggtgacagacagacagacgcgCAGACAGACAGGTCCTTCTTAAGGGAAATTATAGGCACCGATTTACATTGACAGGCTACAGTTGTGCGCCAACTGTATATAAGAACTACAGTAACCAGTTCACCCCGCGAAGTTCGTGCAAATCGGCCATCCGCATTTTTTCTGGATGATGTGCGCAGAAAAATAGGGCGTTGTGGAGACTCCCTCGTTCATTCGCAGGGAAAAAGTCACTGTTCTTAAAGAAGTAGTCGAGCGTAGTGTATCTACAagagagctgaaaaaaaaggaggagggggggtggggggtgaaaaaaaaaaaggaaaaaggcgTTTTGACTTGATCCGAGTCATAGAGCAGGATAGCCCCAATGTGTGCAGAGAGCAGGCTCTGCGTAAAGAACCGCAGACGCCAGAGATAAGCTGAAATTTACATTGGCAAGACTAGTTTACAAGCCATTCAGGCTTTTTGGACCTGTTAGTCCGTCCACGCGTGAGACTGATAAGGATTTTAATTAGGGGGTAATTCACTCCGGTCTCTGGCTcacaagcaggaaaaaaaaaaaaaaaaaacaaaaccaaacctaAAAATTGTGTATCCAGGAGGGTGTTACAATAGCAGCCCGCTTTTGAGGAAGACATGGCTAAGTTGTTCCGAGCTGCTATCATGGGTCCACCGGGATCAGGTAAAGGAACGATATCCAAGAGGATTGCGCAAAGCTTTGGCCTGCAATATCTGTCCAGTGGCCACTATCTGCGAGAGAGCATAGCGGCGAATACAGGTAGGATGCATCTGCCTGTGTGCAGTTACCCCCGCAGAATGAAGCATATTCCATATGTGagatatgtgattttttttttttcttttgctctgcagttttttttcccccctagaAGCTCACGTGACAGTAAACCTCCAAAACACGAGACGTATTGATGACAGcaaacttatttatttattttcttttatttatttatttacctcaTTTCAATCCAGCGGAGACCTAACTTGTAGGAGGGTCAAACGCCAGGAAGAGTCAAGTGTCACTTCAGCTGAAACACCCTACCGGTGCTTTTTACTGTCACACTTATTTCTCCAAACGTGCACCTTGAGCCGCTGATTGTGTCTCCCCGAGCTTCCTCGACCAACTGGAATTCATTCAATTCCCACCATGTGCCAGGCTCCTGTGGCCCACAGTGCACTGATAGTTAAAATGGAGCTCAGTGAAAACATGGTTGCTTGGCAAACTATAAATGTCTCGGTAAAGATTTGACTTTCTGGCTAGTGTATATAACCCCTTTTTTCCGTTTGAAAAGAGTTTAAGGATTTATAAACCAGCGAATTCAATAGGTGTGCCTGTTTAATAAATCCAGTGACTTGGCATGAATATTGATTTAATTATCCACATCAGGCCCCAGAGTTTCCagtgtaattttaaatgaatgagatAGGAGAGGTCACAggcatattattatttattattattatttattctatattttgaTCAGGCCTGGGATACAACCAGCCCTGCCCGTCcttgtttttgaatttaaacattaGGAGGCGGAAACAGATATGCATCGTCTATCTTTacctgtctgtttgtgtatcaGAGGCAGGTGAGCTGGTGAAGAGCTATGTAGAAAGGAGCATGCTGGTACCTGACCAAGTGATGACCAGACTGATGCTGCCCAGACTGGAACAGCTGAGCAGCCACAACTGGCTGCTGGACggtaaataaataacatttttgttttattacaatCAGAGTGCACGGTCTGTGCTTTATTCTGCCGATGCACTACGATAAACCAGCTTGAGATTCAGCAGAGTCCATGCTTTGCCCTGGTTGTTTGCCGTGAGGGAATATGTTCTTCATTATGCAGCGTCATGGCCAGTGGTGGGAACTGCCAGCCACCCCTTGAATCTGATTGGCCACCCCAGGTGCCACCCAGCAAcccccccagacacacacacacacacacacacacacacacacacacacacacacacacacacacacacacacatgcacacacaaatgcaaaaccCCAAAACTGATGTTAGAGACAGGGCCATCAGGCAAGCaagcgtttttgttttttttacaccgCTGCTTTTTCAGAAACATGGCGTCCAGAGCGCCATACGCAGTGCCTCCTACACTTAAGTCTGAGGAACAACTACGTGGAAAAATATGCTCTACATTTTCATACATCTGTGAATAATTAGTACTCTGGGGTACTGAGTTAAGCCCCAGCAGGTTTGTACATGCTCTCGACTGTTACACAACTTACAGTAGTCACTGAGGATTTACAGTAGATCAGATTCTAATCGAAGATCAAAGATAACTTTCAGAAATGATTGCTCTTCATATCAGCAGGGTTAACCAAGTTCTCTGTGATTGTTTGATCTCGATTGCAGGGTTGTCAATGTATAATTTATCCAAAGCCAATGCCAAACTTTCACTCAGTGACCTTTGTCACAGCATCAGTAAGTCAGTGAAAAAACAGGTTTATTTATCACTCCTTATGGCAAAAGTGCAAGTGCTGGTTGGAAAGGGCCACATAAGTGTGGAAATACTGGAGAAACCTTGAAACATGatcagcaaacaaacaatttaGCAACAGAAGAGGGAACGGAAATCAAGGTTACTCACAAACACGCCTGCATCTATCTCAGTGGATCATGTTTATCTCATGACTCTGAAAGGCTGGTTATTAGTGTCAGCAAACGGATTTGCGTGGTATTTTTCACGTTTTTGAGTCttcaaatgtatgtatgtatgtcgTTACCTGTTCATTTTCACCCTCTCACTAACTTTCACAGACACACCTACGCACATATATCCTCCCAAAATATACTGCACCATATAGACATACAGTAATTGCCTGTATCGTCTGTTATCGCGtttgtctctttccctcccgTAACCTTTGATTGGTGCCTTCCTGTCAGTTATTTGTTGGTAACATAATGCCTTTGTGGTTAGAGAGACCCGAACATTCCTTTATTGAACAAACAAAGGAACATACATAGTGGCTGCCAGTTTCCATTGTAACGCATAAGGAAGCAATAAACTGCGGACCGGCCCGAACTCATGCGTACATTACCAAACCCGACTAAAGCATAAAAAAGGTTCGGTCAGCTCGCCAAGTCAGCAAACCCACACCACGCTGAAGGgtccttgagcaaggcagtGTCCTGTAGGTCACCTTGACCTCAGATCATGAGAGTGGGGCAAGAGGAAATAGGCAAAGTGATTGGAAAATTATCCAATCTCAAATATACTGGAATACATTTCAtaacaaaagtgaaataaaaggCTACAATATAACAGAAGCAGATCTAGTTCTGCTTCGCTTTGTCTGCTATTGTTTTTGGCCactgccatgacattttgtactgACATGAATATTactgactttgttgatcccctgacttttcctctagtgtcacCATGAGTTTGGGATATTtggttttttagtgaaatatctcaacagctaaTAActggattgccatggaatttggtacagatattcatggtccccagagggtAATTTCTTTGGACCTTGGTGATGCCCTGACTTTGCAATTAACAccatcagcaggtcaaagtttttcACTTATCAAGTAAATATCTAAATGTCTGATAGATTTTTGTCTAACAGATTCTCTggacattcatgtttccctcaggttgaattgtaataacttcggtgattctctgactttttcGTCTtgcatcaggtcaaaatgtcagttttctccaatatttttttatgaccaaatacccgcAAAACTAAGGACATTGCCGTCAGgtttagctgtactttgtgtttagttctaattagcaaatgttagcatgctaacaagctaaaccAAGATGGTGACCCCACCTGCTACACATCAGCACTGTAGCTCTGTtattgtgagtatgttagcatgctgatgttagcatttaactcaaGTATAGCCTGACAGAGTTGCTAGGGTGACCGAAGACTTGTGTCTTTTTATTACTACTGGTGGTTCACCCAGGTCATGTAATTGAGGACGTTGTGTCTTTCAATCAGCTCATGCACATGTTCATAATCTAGTTATTATGTCACGGCTACGGACCGTTTCACTGTAAATCTGGAAACGGCTTGAGTCTAAGTTTACTTGCTCTCAGCTACTGATattaacaaacatttaaacGGGTgattcatgtacagtatgtcttcctAATGTTATGGACACACAAAGATaatcagaacagaaaaaaaaaggcacatgcATCACAGTCTTGAATGtagttgacagaaaaatgaaggCCATTAATGAATGCGTTGCTCTCATACACTGTTTGGTTTATGAGACGATGGCCTCACAcattcatcctcctccctccgCTCTCTGTCCAGGTTTTCCGCGAACGCTGGCGCAGGCCCTGGCCTTAAACAGCTTGTATCAGCTCGACTTGGTCATCAGCCTCAACATACCCTACGAGactctgagagagagactgagtgaCCGCTGGATCCATCCAGCCAGCGGTAGAGTCTACAACATGGGCTTCAACCCGCCGCGAGTGCAGGTCCGAAAAGTCTCGATTCCGCTTGGCATTTCGAAttttctgtgacatttaatttattttctggaGGACATTTTTGTCCTTTCAGTTTCTTCCCCCAACATGATTTGTGCTGGTGTGTTTCAAAACTGGTGGAGATTTAATGTCTTGCTTTAGCAGGATAGAAgcttcaaaatcaaaatgacagACTGGAACCAGATGAGGGACAACATCCATACTCACTACCCCACCCTCctgcacaacaacaacaacactctTGCTGcttgttattttaatttacaaaggTGTCGTTTTCATG
This genomic interval from Xiphias gladius isolate SHS-SW01 ecotype Sanya breed wild chromosome 6, ASM1685928v1, whole genome shotgun sequence contains the following:
- the ak4 gene encoding adenylate kinase 4, mitochondrial, with translation MAKLFRAAIMGPPGSGKGTISKRIAQSFGLQYLSSGHYLRESIAANTEAGELVKSYVERSMLVPDQVMTRLMLPRLEQLSSHNWLLDGFPRTLAQALALNSLYQLDLVISLNIPYETLRERLSDRWIHPASGRVYNMGFNPPRVQGKDDLTGEPLIQHDDDKPEALMARLRHYKDVAKPVIDLYKSQGILHSFSGTETDRIWPYINSLLSTKLHTPPSDACQTQTS
- the LOC120790773 gene encoding uncharacterized protein LOC120790773, whose product is MLPGSIDISTFGFAVGIGAITRRREMNFFELVQVEIRRLRSAANELRSGFIWRARYLAPRKSGPSLDSATCCQRCSQIGALMVARGSSWGGGLLFRGARRRAGSGRRSAHESLSFRATFLRTGGIRGLCSGANGVVYKKCGGRTDDEEEEEEEEEPLRRPATRPDCWRGFLAPRGAERARRIITSLTSLGLVGPFPLRGPSGPKPRQQNAPPQHNRASDVLPIDVNEDVTLVTAPI